The following proteins are co-located in the Nomia melanderi isolate GNS246 chromosome 1, iyNomMela1, whole genome shotgun sequence genome:
- the LOC143174139 gene encoding uncharacterized protein LOC143174139 isoform X2: protein MSEHKNIHREPEDDPLYIDALPLLPDTKCVMPIPPELVHFPGFYALPDITESTYEMLAGQTSFAQMVPESAFVYYVAVLAYARLLKTLYISGEPITHEETDFIRKVYCRRFQPPTIISLYLKGFGNTTLETGQEMRIRAKRRQYLKSTADGSVGWFGQVGPNTHYLYAAYPCLAVYLRRIQFDLQYTNNEELSSAWDLPDDMVPNDIKRGMPTRSLLGYREARKLTTHQAEWLSRCGVSDDNDDLNANPAIPFISGLMSGIQMILNGSKVKLEPLPDGEEGSLVQAVTTTQFEPNVPQHDSKKLQFEATYASRIDGTLVVMAKTMRYMQQFKEDSNWSIYDWGGLSNVPSNWTSTCNTLYDSTTTKIKDYSFRTHSFIPDIETSRLMSILDTWETSCRENKPGTHRGNRGEKRELNPQHKHQKTFRPPRKQIEARSETSKTSFFTTTTSTSAKDDPLYMDALLPWSDTRCVMPIPPELVHFPGFYALPDITESTYEMLAKRTSFSKRVPASAFAYYVAVLAYARLLKTLSLSWEPITKEETDFIQQVYCGFFKPPTIISLYLKGFGNTTLETGQEMRIRAKRRQYLKSTADGSVGWFGQVGPNTHYLYAAYPCLAVYLRRIQFDLQYTNNEELSSAWDLPDDMVPNDIKRGMPTRSLLGYREARKLTTHQAEWLSRCGVSDDNDDLNANPAIPFISGLMSGIQMILNGSKVKLEPLPDGKEGSLVQAVTTVLSDSRVSVIYADRINEKLVAMAKIMRYMQQFKEDSDWSIYDWGGLSNVPSDWTSTCNTLYDSTTTKIKNYSFWSVPSSFVYLLLTL, encoded by the exons ATGTCTGAACACAAGAATATACACCGAGAGCCTGAAGATGATCCATTGTATATAGATGCACTGCCGCTTTTGCCTGACACGAAATGTGTTATGCCAATTCCTCCGGAATTAGTGCACTTTCCAGGTTTTTACGCCTTGCCAGACATAACCGAATCGACATATGAAATGCTTGCAGGACAAACGAGTTTTGCACAGATGGTTCCGGAATCCGCGTTTGTTTATTATGTGGCTGTCTTGGCTTATGCCCGCCTGCTTAAAACACTTTATATATCAGGCGAACCAATTACACATGAAGAAACAGATTTCATACGAAAAGTTTATTGCAGACGTTTTCAGCCTCCAACcataatatctttatatttaaaagggtTTGGCAACACAacattagagacagggcaagaAATGCGAATACGTGCAAAACGTCGTCAATACCTGAAGTCGACAGCGGACGGCAGCGTTGGCTGGTTCGGTCAAGTAGGACCTAACACACATTATTTGTATGCAGCCTACCCATGCTTAGCAGTTTATCTGCgtagaatacaatttgatctccAATACACAAATAATGAGGAGTTGAGTTCTGCGTGGGACCTGCCCGACGACATGGTTCCCAATGACATCAAAAGAGGCATGCCTACGCGGAGTCTTCTCGGATATCGTGAAGCCAGAAAATTAACTACGCACCAAGCAGAATGGTTATCACGTTGTGGAGTGTCAGATGATAACGATGATCTAAATGCTAATCCTGCGATACCGTTCATTTCTGGATTGATGAGCGGCATACAGATGATATTGAACGGGAGCAAGGTAAAGCTTGAGCCTCTCCCGGATGGAGAAGAAGGCTCGTTAGTTCAGGCTGTAACGACTACCCAATTTGAACCAAATGTCCCACAGCATGATTCAAAGAAATTACAATTCGAAGCTACCTACGCCAGTAGGATTGATGGAACACTGGTTGTAATGGCAAAGACCATGCGCTATATGCAGCAGTTTAAAGAAGACAGTAACTGGTCCATTTATGACTGGGGAGGTTTGTCAAATGTCCCTTCTAATTGGACTTCTACGTGTAATACACTGTACGATTCAACCACTACTAAAATTAAGGATTATTCATTTCGTACTCATTCCTTTATACCTGATATCGAAACAAGCAGGTTAATGAGCATACTAGATACTTGGGAGACGAGCTGTCGAGAGAACAAACCAGGGACACATAGAGGCAACCGCGGCGAAAAACGAGAACTGAATCCTCAACATAAACACCAAAAAACCTTTAGGCCGCCCCGAAAGCAGATAGAAGCGAGATCGGAGACATCAAAGACTTCGTTTTTTACAACTACGACTTCCACTTCAGCAAAAGATGATCCGCTGTATATGGATGCGCTGTTGCCTTGGTCTGACACGCGATGTGTTATGCCAATTCCTCCGGAATTAGTGCACTTTCCAGGTTTTTACGCCTTGCCAGACATAACCGAATCGACATATGAAATGCTTGCAAAACGCACGAGTTTTTCAAAGAGGGTGCCGGCATCCGCTTTTGCTTATTATGTGGCTGTCTTGGCTTATGCCCGCCTGCTTAAAACACTTAGTCTGTCATGGGAACCAATTACGAAGGAAGAAACAGACTTCATACAACAAGTTTATTGCGGATTTTTTAAGCCTCCAACcattatatctttatatttaaaagggtTTGGCAACACAacattagagacagggcaagaAATGCGAATACGTGCAAAACGTCGTCAATACCTGAAGTCGACAGCGGACGGCAGCGTTGGCTGGTTCGGTCAAGTAGGACCTAACACACATTATTTGTATGCAGCCTACCCATGCTTAGCAGTTTATCTGCgtagaatacaatttgatctccAATACACAAATAATGAGGAGTTGAGTTCTGCGTGGGACCTGCCCGACGACATGGTTCCCAATGACATCAAAAGAGGCATGCCTACGCGGAGTCTTCTCGGATATCGTGAAGCCAGAAAATTAACTACGCACCAAGCAGAATGGTTATCACGTTGTGGAGTGTCAGATGATAACGATGATCTAAATGCTAATCCTGCGATACCGTTCATTTCTGGATTGATGAGCGGCATACAGATGATATTGAACGGGAGCAAGGTAAAGCTTGAGCCTCTCCCGGATGGAAAAGAAGGCTCGTTAGTTCAGGCTGTAACGACTGTCCTATCTGACTCACGTGTCTCGGTTATCTACGCCGATAggattaatgaaaaattggTTGCAATGGCAAAGATCATGCGCTATATGCAGCAATTTAAAGAAGACAGCGACTGGTCCATTTATGACTGGGGAGGTTTGTCAAATGTACCTTCTGATTGGACTTCTACATGTAATACACTATACGACTCAACCACTACGAAAATTAAGAACTATTCGTTTTGGAGTGTACCCTCCTCATTTG TTTACTTGCTGCtaactttataa
- the LOC143174139 gene encoding uncharacterized protein LOC143174139 isoform X1: MSEHKNIHREPEDDPLYIDALPLLPDTKCVMPIPPELVHFPGFYALPDITESTYEMLAGQTSFAQMVPESAFVYYVAVLAYARLLKTLYISGEPITHEETDFIRKVYCRRFQPPTIISLYLKGFGNTTLETGQEMRIRAKRRQYLKSTADGSVGWFGQVGPNTHYLYAAYPCLAVYLRRIQFDLQYTNNEELSSAWDLPDDMVPNDIKRGMPTRSLLGYREARKLTTHQAEWLSRCGVSDDNDDLNANPAIPFISGLMSGIQMILNGSKVKLEPLPDGEEGSLVQAVTTTQFEPNVPQHDSKKLQFEATYASRIDGTLVVMAKTMRYMQQFKEDSNWSIYDWGGLSNVPSNWTSTCNTLYDSTTTKIKDYSFRTHSFIPDIETSRLMSILDTWETSCRENKPGTHRGNRGEKRELNPQHKHQKTFRPPRKQIEARSETSKTSFFTTTTSTSAKDDPLYMDALLPWSDTRCVMPIPPELVHFPGFYALPDITESTYEMLAKRTSFSKRVPASAFAYYVAVLAYARLLKTLSLSWEPITKEETDFIQQVYCGFFKPPTIISLYLKGFGNTTLETGQEMRIRAKRRQYLKSTADGSVGWFGQVGPNTHYLYAAYPCLAVYLRRIQFDLQYTNNEELSSAWDLPDDMVPNDIKRGMPTRSLLGYREARKLTTHQAEWLSRCGVSDDNDDLNANPAIPFISGLMSGIQMILNGSKVKLEPLPDGKEGSLVQAVTTVLSDSRVSVIYADRINEKLVAMAKIMRYMQQFKEDSDWSIYDWGGLSNVPSDWTSTCNTLYDSTTTKIKNYSFWSVPSSFGSVFFFLDNIL, translated from the coding sequence ATGTCTGAACACAAGAATATACACCGAGAGCCTGAAGATGATCCATTGTATATAGATGCACTGCCGCTTTTGCCTGACACGAAATGTGTTATGCCAATTCCTCCGGAATTAGTGCACTTTCCAGGTTTTTACGCCTTGCCAGACATAACCGAATCGACATATGAAATGCTTGCAGGACAAACGAGTTTTGCACAGATGGTTCCGGAATCCGCGTTTGTTTATTATGTGGCTGTCTTGGCTTATGCCCGCCTGCTTAAAACACTTTATATATCAGGCGAACCAATTACACATGAAGAAACAGATTTCATACGAAAAGTTTATTGCAGACGTTTTCAGCCTCCAACcataatatctttatatttaaaagggtTTGGCAACACAacattagagacagggcaagaAATGCGAATACGTGCAAAACGTCGTCAATACCTGAAGTCGACAGCGGACGGCAGCGTTGGCTGGTTCGGTCAAGTAGGACCTAACACACATTATTTGTATGCAGCCTACCCATGCTTAGCAGTTTATCTGCgtagaatacaatttgatctccAATACACAAATAATGAGGAGTTGAGTTCTGCGTGGGACCTGCCCGACGACATGGTTCCCAATGACATCAAAAGAGGCATGCCTACGCGGAGTCTTCTCGGATATCGTGAAGCCAGAAAATTAACTACGCACCAAGCAGAATGGTTATCACGTTGTGGAGTGTCAGATGATAACGATGATCTAAATGCTAATCCTGCGATACCGTTCATTTCTGGATTGATGAGCGGCATACAGATGATATTGAACGGGAGCAAGGTAAAGCTTGAGCCTCTCCCGGATGGAGAAGAAGGCTCGTTAGTTCAGGCTGTAACGACTACCCAATTTGAACCAAATGTCCCACAGCATGATTCAAAGAAATTACAATTCGAAGCTACCTACGCCAGTAGGATTGATGGAACACTGGTTGTAATGGCAAAGACCATGCGCTATATGCAGCAGTTTAAAGAAGACAGTAACTGGTCCATTTATGACTGGGGAGGTTTGTCAAATGTCCCTTCTAATTGGACTTCTACGTGTAATACACTGTACGATTCAACCACTACTAAAATTAAGGATTATTCATTTCGTACTCATTCCTTTATACCTGATATCGAAACAAGCAGGTTAATGAGCATACTAGATACTTGGGAGACGAGCTGTCGAGAGAACAAACCAGGGACACATAGAGGCAACCGCGGCGAAAAACGAGAACTGAATCCTCAACATAAACACCAAAAAACCTTTAGGCCGCCCCGAAAGCAGATAGAAGCGAGATCGGAGACATCAAAGACTTCGTTTTTTACAACTACGACTTCCACTTCAGCAAAAGATGATCCGCTGTATATGGATGCGCTGTTGCCTTGGTCTGACACGCGATGTGTTATGCCAATTCCTCCGGAATTAGTGCACTTTCCAGGTTTTTACGCCTTGCCAGACATAACCGAATCGACATATGAAATGCTTGCAAAACGCACGAGTTTTTCAAAGAGGGTGCCGGCATCCGCTTTTGCTTATTATGTGGCTGTCTTGGCTTATGCCCGCCTGCTTAAAACACTTAGTCTGTCATGGGAACCAATTACGAAGGAAGAAACAGACTTCATACAACAAGTTTATTGCGGATTTTTTAAGCCTCCAACcattatatctttatatttaaaagggtTTGGCAACACAacattagagacagggcaagaAATGCGAATACGTGCAAAACGTCGTCAATACCTGAAGTCGACAGCGGACGGCAGCGTTGGCTGGTTCGGTCAAGTAGGACCTAACACACATTATTTGTATGCAGCCTACCCATGCTTAGCAGTTTATCTGCgtagaatacaatttgatctccAATACACAAATAATGAGGAGTTGAGTTCTGCGTGGGACCTGCCCGACGACATGGTTCCCAATGACATCAAAAGAGGCATGCCTACGCGGAGTCTTCTCGGATATCGTGAAGCCAGAAAATTAACTACGCACCAAGCAGAATGGTTATCACGTTGTGGAGTGTCAGATGATAACGATGATCTAAATGCTAATCCTGCGATACCGTTCATTTCTGGATTGATGAGCGGCATACAGATGATATTGAACGGGAGCAAGGTAAAGCTTGAGCCTCTCCCGGATGGAAAAGAAGGCTCGTTAGTTCAGGCTGTAACGACTGTCCTATCTGACTCACGTGTCTCGGTTATCTACGCCGATAggattaatgaaaaattggTTGCAATGGCAAAGATCATGCGCTATATGCAGCAATTTAAAGAAGACAGCGACTGGTCCATTTATGACTGGGGAGGTTTGTCAAATGTACCTTCTGATTGGACTTCTACATGTAATACACTATACGACTCAACCACTACGAAAATTAAGAACTATTCGTTTTGGAGTGTACCCTCCTCATTTGGTagcgtatttttctttttggaTAACATACTATAG